The following proteins are co-located in the Pararge aegeria chromosome 3, ilParAegt1.1, whole genome shotgun sequence genome:
- the LOC120635691 gene encoding trissin receptor-like, translating into MFHMKLFIESNFIIHNALVAANKTDAKVIDNTTYISRRNESPYSMEDDEFIFDRTDVRAIFITLYTIVFCCCFFGNLLVILVVTLSRRLRSITNFFLANLAVADLCVGVFCVFQNLTIYLIPSWVFGDFLCKMYQFVHSLSYTASIFILVVICTERYFAIIHPITCKQILTSTRLRLVIVGVWITSAAYSAPKFIWVETITNEFGDGHVETICIQHRMKYNSEIFDMVNFGLLYVTPLCVMTVLYTRIAVGLWQSSRGLGQMGQGQCCGTQCPRADKPSANSESQRPLGNNTETKGKVSTPSKTKSCHETRSCHHLSHLSRNVLRARRGVVRMLIVVVLTFAICNLPFHARKMWQYWSSGYEGNSDFSALLTPLTFLITYFNSGINPLLYAFLSKNFRKGMRELLFCNFSGKRKSDNLILLNRVGGGGLRRSSTRSTRANCSTVTMAPNGES; encoded by the exons ATGTTCCATATGAAACTGTTCATCGAATCCAATTTCATTATCCACAATGCTTTGGTGGCTGCCAACAAGACGGATGCCAAGGTTATTGACAACACAACGTACATATCGAGAAGAAATGAGAGCCCATATTCTATGGAGGACGATGAGTTCATATTCGACAGAACAGACGTTAGAGCTATATTTATCACGCTCTACACAATTGTGTTCTGTTGTTGTTTCTTTG GAAACCTTCTCGTCATCCTCGTGGTGACCCTGTCGAGACGCCTGCGCTCTATTACCAACTTTTTCCTCGCAAATTTAGCAGTGGCCGATTTATGTGTGGGAGTGTTTTGCGTTTTCCAGAATTTAACCATTTATCTTATACCAAG TTGGGTGTTTGGAGACTTCCTCTGCAAGATGTACCAGTTCGTGCATTCGTTAAGCTATACAGCGTCGATATTCATATTGGTTGTGATATGCACCGAGAGATACTTTGCCATTATTCACCCCATTACCTGCAAACAGATTCTAACTTCGACGAGATTGAGG TTGGTGATCGTCGGCGTGTGGATAACAAGCGCGGCCTACAGCGCCCCCAAATTCATATGGGTTGAGACAATAACAAACGAATTCGGCGATGGTCACGTAGAGACAATATGCATACAGCATCGAATGAAATACAACTCCGAAATATTCGATATGGTTAACTTTGGCCTGTTGTACGTTACCCCGCTCTGCGTAATGACG GTTTTATACACAAGGATCGCTGTAGGGCTGTGGCAGAGTTCTCGCGGCCTTGGCCAGATGGGACAGGGCCAGTGCTGTGGCACACAGTGTCCGCGTGCAGATAAACCTTCCGCCAACAGCGAGTCCCAACGGCCCTTGGGAAACAATACGGAAACCAAG GGAAAAGTGTCGACGCCGTCAAAAACAAAGTCCTGTCACGAAACCAGGAGTTGTCATCATCTGAGCCATCTCTCCCGAAACGTTCTGCGTGCTCGACGCGGCGTAGTTCGTATGCTAATCGTAGTCGTGCTGACGTTCGCTATATGCAATCTACCGTTTCACGCACGTAAAATGTGGCAATACTGGTCCAGTGGCTACGAAGGCAACAGTGACTTTAGCGCTCTACTCACGCCTCTCACGTTCCTAATAACATACTTCAACTCAGGCATAAATCCTTTGTTGTACGCATTCCTCTCAAAGAATTTCAGAAAAGGTATGCGAGAATTGCTGTTCTGTAATTTTTCTGGTAAAAGGAAGAGCGATAACTTGATATTGTTGAATCGGGTGGGCGGCGGGGGGCTACGGAGGAGTTCGACACGATCTACGCGAGCCAACTGCAGCACTGTCACTATGGCTCCCAACGGCGAGTCATGA